The proteins below come from a single Odontesthes bonariensis isolate fOdoBon6 chromosome 18, fOdoBon6.hap1, whole genome shotgun sequence genomic window:
- the LOC142368293 gene encoding major histocompatibility complex class I-related protein 1-like isoform X2 — translation MKLIFLLFLGIHGVTAFTHLLKYFYTASSGVSGFPEYVSVGLVDDVQISHCDSITNRNVPKQDWMTAATAEDPQYWESQTQTCVGHQQTFKANVQIAMQRFNQAEGVHIFQRMYGCEWDDETDQVRRGYDQFGYDGEDFILLDLQTETWIAPTPQAVITKHKWDRDRAVMAQEKNYLNQICPDWLKKYVNYGRSSLMRTELPSVSLLQKSASSPVSCHATGFYPNRADLFWRKDGDEIHEGVVRGEVLPNNDGTFQMSADLDLSSVPTEEWMKYECLFQLSGAEDIATKLEKTKIKTNTA, via the exons ATGAAGCTCATTTTCCTGCTTTTCCTAGGAATACACGGGGTGACGGCTT tcacTCACTTGTTGAAGTATTTCTACACTGCTTCATCTGGAGTCTCAGGCTTCCCAGAGTATGTGTCTGTTGGGTTGGTCGATGATGTTCAGATAAGTCACTGTGACAGCATCACCAACAGAAACGTACCCAAACAAGACTGGATGACTGCAGCTACTGCAGAGGATCCACAGTACTGGGAGAGCCAGACTCAGACCTGTGTGGGTCACCAGCAGACCTTTAAAGCCAACGTTCAAATTGCAATGCAGCGCTTCAATCAAGCTGAAG GTGTTCACATTTTCCAGAGAATGTACGGCTGTGAGTGGGATGATGAGACTGACCAGGTTCGTAGAGGTTATGATCAGTTTGGTTATGATGGAGAAGACTTCATATTACTGGACCTGCAGACAGAAACATGGATCGCTCCAACACCGCAGGCTGTCATCACCAAACACAAGTGGGACAGAGACAGAGCTGTGATGGCACAGGAGAAGAATTATCTGAACCAGATCTGTCCTGACTGGCTGAAGAAGTATGTGAACTATGGGAGGAGCTCTCTGATGAGAACAG AGCTCCCCTCAGTGTCTCTCCTCCAGAAGTCTGCCTCCTCTCCAGTCAGCTGCCATGCTACAGGTTTCTATCCTAACAGAGCTGATCTGTTctggaggaaagatggagatgAGATTCATGAGGGTGTGGTCAGAGGAGAGGTCCTCCCCAACAATGATGGAACCTTCCAGATGAGCGCTGACTTGGATCTGTCATCTGTTCCAACTGAAGAGTGGATGAAGTACGAATGTTTGTTTCAGCTCTCTGGAGCGGAAGACATCGCCACTAAGCTggagaaaacaaaaatcaaGACCAACACAG CCTAG
- the LOC142368293 gene encoding major histocompatibility complex class I-related protein 1-like isoform X1 yields MKLIFLLFLGIHGVTAFTHLLKYFYTASSGVSGFPEYVSVGLVDDVQISHCDSITNRNVPKQDWMTAATAEDPQYWESQTQTCVGHQQTFKANVQIAMQRFNQAEGVHIFQRMYGCEWDDETDQVRRGYDQFGYDGEDFILLDLQTETWIAPTPQAVITKHKWDRDRAVMAQEKNYLNQICPDWLKKYVNYGRSSLMRTELPSVSLLQKSASSPVSCHATGFYPNRADLFWRKDGDEIHEGVVRGEVLPNNDGTFQMSADLDLSSVPTEEWMKYECLFQLSGAEDIATKLEKTKIKTNTGQT; encoded by the exons ATGAAGCTCATTTTCCTGCTTTTCCTAGGAATACACGGGGTGACGGCTT tcacTCACTTGTTGAAGTATTTCTACACTGCTTCATCTGGAGTCTCAGGCTTCCCAGAGTATGTGTCTGTTGGGTTGGTCGATGATGTTCAGATAAGTCACTGTGACAGCATCACCAACAGAAACGTACCCAAACAAGACTGGATGACTGCAGCTACTGCAGAGGATCCACAGTACTGGGAGAGCCAGACTCAGACCTGTGTGGGTCACCAGCAGACCTTTAAAGCCAACGTTCAAATTGCAATGCAGCGCTTCAATCAAGCTGAAG GTGTTCACATTTTCCAGAGAATGTACGGCTGTGAGTGGGATGATGAGACTGACCAGGTTCGTAGAGGTTATGATCAGTTTGGTTATGATGGAGAAGACTTCATATTACTGGACCTGCAGACAGAAACATGGATCGCTCCAACACCGCAGGCTGTCATCACCAAACACAAGTGGGACAGAGACAGAGCTGTGATGGCACAGGAGAAGAATTATCTGAACCAGATCTGTCCTGACTGGCTGAAGAAGTATGTGAACTATGGGAGGAGCTCTCTGATGAGAACAG AGCTCCCCTCAGTGTCTCTCCTCCAGAAGTCTGCCTCCTCTCCAGTCAGCTGCCATGCTACAGGTTTCTATCCTAACAGAGCTGATCTGTTctggaggaaagatggagatgAGATTCATGAGGGTGTGGTCAGAGGAGAGGTCCTCCCCAACAATGATGGAACCTTCCAGATGAGCGCTGACTTGGATCTGTCATCTGTTCCAACTGAAGAGTGGATGAAGTACGAATGTTTGTTTCAGCTCTCTGGAGCGGAAGACATCGCCACTAAGCTggagaaaacaaaaatcaaGACCAACACAGGTCAGACTTAA
- the tapbp.1 gene encoding TAP binding protein (tapasin), tandem duplicate 1 has protein sequence MTNFSTIYKLSLVAVACLIHACSSSCPVLECWFVQEKVGRGGGLTGATTQEKALLHIRRDAQSQGAESQRAPSDINPDRVYTFTDPAATLCQRALSSPRGSVKKPQCEVNPFLPQPSSLKWVTTLTESALSPVYLEAEWFSSSFQGLDDQLGVSTITRAPTGSKEHNVILSVTSKTMSAQSRLGVPVTLDCGFWADPSSPLSSTGFAVEWRYQFRGDGRVVLAYDGKTDRVADTQEEGATLDFEGLHERGNVSLTLQEAKVSHSGTYICTVYLPYLLAQVAMELEIVEPPSLSIHPSPLPLAVPGQTVNIQCEASGFAPLPLELSWEFKGADGTSRPLGAGSVSGHRQAWDGTFSQSTRLELDTSKLDLGTGGEVTCVAVHAGGTRRASAILNVIGFSGPSIEDSMAMVGVALVLYGLIKLVSWTFISSGSDTAGTPDKKEK, from the exons ATGACGAACTTTTCTACGATTTATAAACTATCACTGGTTGCCGTTGCCTGCCTCATCCACG cctgcagcagcagctgtccAGTGTTGGAGTGCTGGTTCGTGCAGGAGAAGGTGGGTCGAGGAGGAGGTCTAACCGGGGCGACAACGCAGGAGAAAGCCCTGCTTCACATCAGAAGGGACGCACAAAGCCAGGGTGCAGAGTCCCAGCGGGCTCCATCGGACATCAACCCCGACAGAGTCTACACTTTTACTG ACCCAGCTGCCACTCTGTGCCAGCGGGCTCTCAGCTCTCCCAGAGGCTCAGTCAAGAAGCCCCAGTGTGAGGTCAACCCCTTCCTGCCGCAGCCCTCCAGCCTCAAATGGGTCACCACACTCACAGAGTCGGCCCTCAGCCCCGTTTACCTGGAGGCTGAATGGTTTTCGTCCTCCTTTCAGGGCCTCGATGACCAGCTGGGTGTTTCCACCATCACACGAGCTCCCACGGGATCTAAAGAGCACAATG TGATCCTGAGCGTGACCAGTAAAACCATGTCTGCGCAGTCCAGACTCGGGGTACCCGTTACGCTGGACTGTGGCTTCTGGGCCGACCCTTCCTCGCCTCTCTCCTCGACGGGCTTTGCTGTGGAGTGGCGTTACCAGTTCAGAGGCGACGGACGAGTCGTTCTGGCCTACGACGGCAAGACGGACCGCGTGGCCGATACTCAAGAAGAGGGGGCCACGCTGGACTTTGAGGGTTTGCATGAGCGGGGAAATGTGTCCCTGACCCTGCAGGAGGCGAAAGTGAGTCACTCCGGGACGTATATCTGCACGGTGTATCTGCCGTACCTGCTGGCTCAGGTTGCAATGGAGCTTGAGATCGTAG AACCTCCATCCCTCTCCATCCACCCGTCCCCGCTGCCGCTCGCCGTTCCAGGTCAGACCGTAAACATCCAGTGTGAGGCGTCCGGCTTCGCCCCCCTCCCTCTGGAGCTGAGCTGGGAGTTTAAAGGCGCAGATGGGACGTCCAGGCCCCTGGGAGCGGGCAGCGTGTCGGGCCACCGGCAGGCCTGGGACGGCACCTTCAGCCAGAGCACCAGGCTGGAGCTGGACACATCTAAACTGGACCTGGGCACAGGAGGGGAGGTCACCTGTGTGGCTGTTCATGCTGGAGGCACACGGCGGGCCAGCGCCATCCTCAACGTCATCG ggTTCAGTGGCCCTTCCATTGAGGACTCAATGGCGATGGTTGGAGTGGCGTTGGTGCTCTACGGCCTCATCAAGTTGGTCTCATGGACCTTTATCAGCTCAG gCTCAGATACGGCCGGTACACCAGATAAG AAGGAGAAGTAA